In a genomic window of Bradyrhizobium sp. LLZ17:
- the msrA gene encoding peptide-methionine (S)-S-oxide reductase MsrA: MLFMRKTTALPSATEALPGRAQAIPTATTHFVNGAKLQPPYPAGLEQAVFGLGCFWGAERKFWELGDGIYATAVGYAGGHTPNPTYEETCSGRTGHTEVVLVVFDPKKISYETLLKTFWESHNPTQGMRQGNDVGTQYRSAIYTYSDAQKKAADASKAAYQKALAAKGLGAITTEIAPAGPFYFAEDYHQQYLAKNPAGYCGLGGTGVSCPIGVGVSA, encoded by the coding sequence ATGCTGTTCATGCGCAAGACCACCGCATTGCCGAGCGCCACGGAAGCGCTGCCGGGCCGTGCGCAAGCCATCCCGACCGCGACCACTCACTTCGTCAATGGCGCGAAGCTGCAGCCGCCTTATCCCGCCGGCCTCGAGCAGGCCGTATTCGGGCTCGGTTGCTTCTGGGGCGCCGAGCGCAAATTCTGGGAGCTCGGCGACGGCATTTACGCCACCGCTGTCGGCTATGCCGGCGGTCACACGCCGAACCCGACCTATGAGGAGACCTGCTCGGGCCGCACCGGCCACACCGAAGTGGTGCTGGTCGTGTTCGATCCCAAGAAGATCTCCTACGAGACGCTCCTGAAGACGTTCTGGGAGAGCCACAACCCGACCCAGGGCATGCGTCAGGGCAACGACGTCGGCACGCAATACCGAAGCGCGATCTACACTTACTCCGACGCGCAGAAGAAAGCGGCTGACGCATCGAAGGCGGCCTATCAGAAGGCGCTCGCCGCAAAGGGCCTTGGCGCCATCACCACCGAGATCGCGCCCGCCGGTCCGTTCTACTTCGCCGAGGACTATCATCAGCAATATCTGGCGAAGAATCCCGCCGGCTATTGCGGCCTCGGCGGCACCGGCGTGTCGTGTCCCATCGGTGTGGGCGTGAGCGCGTAA
- the rpsT gene encoding 30S ribosomal protein S20 → MANTTSAKKATRKIARRTAVNKSRRTQMRGAVRTVEEAIKTGDRAAAVTALANAEPALMRAAQRNIIHKNNASRKVSRLTAQIAKLAK, encoded by the coding sequence ATGGCCAACACCACTTCCGCCAAGAAAGCGACGCGCAAGATTGCCCGCCGCACCGCCGTCAACAAGTCGCGCCGCACCCAGATGCGCGGCGCCGTGCGCACTGTCGAGGAAGCCATCAAGACCGGCGATCGCGCCGCCGCCGTCACGGCGCTGGCGAATGCCGAGCCCGCTCTGATGCGCGCCGCACAGCGCAACATCATTCACAAGAACAATGCCAGCCGCAAAGTCTCGCGGCTCACCGCGCAGATCGCCAAGCTCGCCAAGTAA